The Actinomyces lilanjuaniae genome segment GAGAACCGCCGGTCGCGGTTCGTGCTCGAGCCTCTCGAGCCCGGATTCGGCTACACGCTCGGCAACTCCCTGCGGCGTACGCTGCTGTCCTCCATCCCGGGAGCGGCTGTCACCTCCGTGCGCATTGACGGGGTGCCTCACGAGTTCCGGACTATCCCGGGCGTCAAGGAGGACGTCGCCCAGATCATCTTGAACATCAAGGAGATCGTCCTGTCCTCGGAGAACGACGAGCCGGTGGTGATGTACCTGCGCAAGTCGGGTCCGGGCGCCGTCGTGGCCGGTGACATCACCCCGCCGACCGGGGTCGAGATCCACAACCCCGAGCTGGTCATCGCCGTCCTCAACGAGAAGGGCAAGCTGGAGATCGAGCTGACTGTCGAGCGTGGCCGCGGCTACGTCTCCGCCAACCAGAACAAGGACCCTAACGCCGAGATCTCCCGTATTCCGGTGGACTCCATCTACTCTCCGGTCAGGAAGGTCTCCTACGAAGTCGAGGCCACCCGTGTAGAGCAGCGCACGGACTTTGACAGGCTGATTGTGGACGTGGAGACCAAGGCCTCGATGACCCCGAGAGACGCCCTGGCCTCCGCAGGCAAGACGCTGGTCGAGCTCTTCGGCCTGGCCCGTGAGCTTAACGTCGAGGCGGAGGGGATCGAGGTGGGCCCGTCGCCGGTGGACGAGGCCTTCCAGCAGGACCTGGCGCTCATGATTGACGAGCTGGACCTGCAGGCCCGCTCCTCCAACGCTCTCAAGCGGGAGGGCATCCACACTGTTGGTGAGCTGGTGTCACGCAGCGAGGCTGACCTGCTTGACATTCGTAATTTCGGTGCGAAGTCCATCTCGGAGATCAAGGACAAGCTGGCCGAGCTGGGGCTGTCCCTCAAGGGCTCGCCGGTCGACTACGTCTCCGACGACGACTACACCGCCAACCCCACGTTCAGCGACGAGCAGCAGGCCTGAGGCCACTCGTCATTCACCTAGGAGACAACCATGCCTCGCCCCACCAAGGGCCCCCGGCTGGGCGGTAGCGCCCAGCACGAGCGCCACATGCTGGCCAACCTTGCCACGCAGCTGATCGTCCACGAGTCCATCAAGACCACCGAGGCTCGTGCCCGCCGCCTGCGTCCCTATGTCGAGAAGCTGATCACCAAGGGTAAGCGTGGTGACCTGCACGCTCGTCGTACCGTGATGAAGAAGGTGACGGACAAGTTCGCCGTCTACCGTCTTTTTGAGGTGCTTGCTCCTCAGCTCGAGGGGCGCGACGGCGGCTACACCCGTATCGTCAAGACCGCGCCTCGTAAGGGTGACAACGCGCCGATGGCGGTCATCTCCCTGGTGCTGGAGCCGGTGGCGCGCAAGGAGGTGGTTGCCGATGCCGTGGCCACAGCCAAGCGGGCAGCGACCCGGGCCGCTGAGGAGGCTGAGGCCGCGACCAGCGCCGCCAGGAGGGACAACGACGCCTCGGCCCCGTCACAACAGGAGGCGGAGGACGCGGGGTCCTCGCAGGCTGGCAGCGAGTCCGAGAAGTCCGAGAAGAAGGACTACGCGGGCTCTGTCCGGCTGGCGGAGGGGTCCACCGAGGCCCCAGACGCTGACCACCAGGTCAAGGGGAACGAGGACTCCATGAAGTACCACGTGCCCGGTTCGCGCTGGTACGACGCTACTGTGGCCGAGGTGTGGTTCGCCTCGGCCGAGGCGGCACAGGCCGCAGGATTCTCCCCTGCTGGTGGTGCGGCAGCCCAGAAGGTGACCGAGGAGGCCTAGACAGCCTTCGCTTCCGGCTCGGCGAAGCCCCTTCCAGATGGGTGTCTGCTGACTGCGGGGTCCGTCTCACGCCTTTCGGTGGGTGAGACGGACCCCGCACTCGTGTATCTCGCGTTCCTGGGCGTCTTCCGGGACGGACCACCCCCTGAGGCGGGACCCGGCTTAGCGCCTGCGGCCTCAGGGGTGGGAAGGGTCTCTACTCCAGCGCGCGGATGATGTCCTCGACAGTGCCCTTGGCGTCGCCAAACAGCATAGAGGTGTTGTCCTTGAAGAACAGGGGTTCTGGACTCCCGCGTAGCCGGTGGCCATGGAGCGCTTGAAGACGATGACACGCCTGGCCTCCCACACCCGTAGGACCGGCATGCCCGCGATGGGTGAGCCTGGCTCGTCTGCAGCCGGGTTGACTGTGTCGTTGGCCCCGATGACCAGGACGACATCCACCTCCCCCAGGTCGTCATTGACCTCGTCCATCTCCAGGACGAGGTCGTAGGGGACCTTGGCCTCGGCCAGGAGCACGTTCATGTGACCGGGGAGGCGGCCAGCCACCGGGTGGATGCCGAAGACGACCTCGACCCCCTCGTTGCGCAGCATCGCTGTGAGGGTGGCAACCGGGTACTGGGCCTGTGCCACAGCCATTCCGTACCCAGGAGTAATGACCACCCGCCGTGCCTCCTGGAGGAGCTGGGCGGTGGTTATGGCGTCGATCTCGTTGATCGTCCCTTCGGCGGTGCCGAGCTCGGCTGTGACTCCCTCGGTACCGAAACCTCCCAGCAGCACAGAGACGAAGGAACGGTTCATCGCTTGGCACATGAGGTAGGACAGATAGGCTCCCGAGGAGCCGACGAGGGCGCCGGTGATGATCAGCAGGTCGTTGTTGACCAGGAAACCTGTGAAGGCGGAGGCCCATCCCGAGTAGGAGTTCATGATGGACACTACGACGGGCATGTCGCCGCCGCCGATGGCGACAACCAGGTGCACTCCCAGGGCCAGGGCGATAACCGTCATCGTCGCCAGGCACGCCCAGGCGGCAGGGGAGTGCTCGGGCAGGGCCATGAAAGCCACCATGAGGCCCAGGGAGACCAGCAGCGCAGCCAGGTTGAGCCAGTTGCGCCCAGGCAGCGTGACAGGACGGCCCGGCACTCGACCGGAGAGCTTGAGCGCGGCTAGCACTGAGCCGGTGAAGGTCACCGCGCCCACGAACACCCCCAGGAAGACCTCACCGCGGTGGAACACGCCGAGCGTGGCCGCCAGGCTGTCGGGAGCGACGTAGGAGCCGTATCCCACGAGCACGGCGGCCAGCCCGACCAGGCCGTTGAGGACGGCCACCAGCTGGGGCATACCGGTCATGGCCACACGCCTGGCCAGCACCATCCCGATGACGGCACCGACAGCAAGTGCCAGGGCGATCAGGATCGCTGTGGTCACCACCCCCTGTCCCGGGTCCGAGGTCAGGGCCAGGGCCGTTCCGGCAGCCACGGCTACAGCCATGCCCAGGGCGCCGGCCAAGTTGCCCCGGGTCGAGGTCTCATGCCGGGACAGCCCGGCGGCAGCCAGGATGAACAGGAGCGCGGCGGCTATGTAGGCGAGGGCCACGGGGGAGGGCAGGCCAGCCGAGGTGCCAGACGCCGTGGACGCGGGAGCCGACAGGGCAGGTAGCAGCATGGACGGTGCGGGTGGCATCGCCTCAGTCCTTCCTGAACATGGCAAGCATGCGGTGGGTCACCGCGAAGCCGCCGAAGACGTTGACGGAGGCCAGGACAACTGCCAGGAAGCTCACGGCGCTGACCAGGAGGTTGTCGTTACCGACCTGCGAGATTGCCCCCAGCAGGATGATGCCGGAGATCGCGTTGGTCACGGACATGAGTGGAGTGTGCAGGGCCGGGGTGACGTTGGAGATGACGTAGAAGCCCAGGACCACCGCCAGCATGAGCACGATGTAGTGGCTCGCCACCGCGACGGGTGTGACCAGGACCAGTGCTGCCAGGGCTAGGGCAGCAGCTACCAGGCCTGCCCGGCGGGCACGGGCGGCGCTCCTGGCTCGGTTCTGCGCCGCCTCCTGTGACGCCGCTGAGGTGTCAGGCGCCTGGGTAGCTGGTGGCACCGTGCCTGCCCCGGCCGTGGGGGCGGCGGACACGGTCACGGCAGGCGGGGGCCACAGGATCTCGCCCGCGTGGGTGACGGTGATGCCCCGTACCACCTGGTCCTCCAGGTCCAGTCTCAGCACGCCGTCCTTGGCCGGGGTCATGAGCGTGAGCAGGTTGACCAGATTCTGCCCGTAGAGCTGGGAGGCCTGGGTGGGAAGCCGTCCGGCCAGGTCCGTGTAGCCCACGATGGTGACGCCGCCGTCAGTAAGGACTACCTCGGAGGGGACCGTCAGCTCGGTGTTGCCGCCGTTGGCAGCAGCCATGTCCACCACGACCGATCCCGGGCGCATCCCCTCCAGCGCGGCGCGGCTCAGCAGCACCGGTGCCTGCCGCCCAGGGACGCTTGCGGTGGTGATGACGATATCAGCCTGGGCCGCCTCCTTGGCGTACAGGGCGGCAGCCAGCTCTGCCTGCTCGGCGCTCATCTGCCTGGCGTAGCCGTCGCTGGAGGCCTCCTGGTGCCCGGGCGCGGAGGGGACGGGGATGAACGTCGCCCCCATGGACCGTACCTGGTCCTCGACCTCAGGACGCACGTCGGTGCCACGCACCTGTGCCCCCAGGGAGGAGGCGGTCCCGATCGCTGCCAGCCCGGCCACCCCGGCACCGATGACGTAGACGGAGGCGGGTGGAAGCTTGCCTGCTGCCGTGACCTGGCCGGTGAACACCCGGCCGAAGTGGGCGGCAGCCTCGATGACGGCGCGGTAGCCAGCGAGGTTGGCCTGGGAGGACAGGACATCCATCGCCTGCGCGCGCGAGATCCTGGGTACCGCGTCCAGGGCGAGCCCGGTCAGGCCGCGTGCCCGCAGGGCCTCGACGAGCCTGGGGCTGCGTGCGGGGGCAAGACGTCCCACGTAGGTCGTACCCGGGCTCATGAGCGCCAGGTGCTCCTCGTCAGGGGCGTCCACCCCCAGCACCACCTCACAGTCCCATACCTGGGCCTCGTCAGTGACCCGGGCCCCGGCCTCCTCATAGGCGCTGTCAGGGAAGCTGGCGGCCTGCCCGGCGCCGCGCTGGACGTGCACCTCGTAGCCGAGACGGACCAGCCGCGACACCGTCTGCGGCGTCGCGGCGACAAGGGCCTGACCTGGTTTCTCACAGGGAATTCCAGTACGCACGTGTCACTCCTTCACCCCGGTCCTGGGCGCCGCTGCGTAGGGGGAGCCTGCGGGCCGTGGGAGGATCATAGGGAGACCCGTCAGCACTGACAAGACTAGCCGCTCAGGCGAGCCGAGTGACGTCTTTGCGGCACCGGGCTGGCAGCGGGTCCCTCCGTCCCGGTCAGCGGGCAGCCATGAGCCAGCAGCGTGCGCCTCCGGTCATGCCAGCCTCGTTGGGGACCACGACGACGTCGTCACCGATCCGGGTCAGCTGGGCGGCGGTGATCCGTCGTGAGTTCCCGCCGCCCAGGTAGAGGCGGTCCCACAGGTACATGGGCCGTAGCGAGTCCACGACGCGTCGCACGCGCCGCGACCAGTGGGCGTCGCCCAGCCGCAGCCGCTCGTGCTCGCCGATGTAGTCGTCGTAGGACAGCCCCCAGCGTACCGGCCCCTGGGACACCTCGACATGCGGTGCCAGGACGCCGTTGTCGAAGACCGCGTTACCCAGGCCGGTCCCCAGGGTGATGATCATCTCCAGCCCGTGGCCGGTGACGACGCCGGCTCCGGCGACCTCGGCGTCGTTGAGGACCAGTGTCGGAGCGTCGAGGCGTTGGGAGACCGCCCTGGCCATGTCGAAACGGGCCCACTGGTCCACCAGCTCGGGCAGGACCCGCGAGCGCGGTCCATCCCGGGTGATGTAGTGGGGGGTGGACACGACCACGCCGTGGCGGATCATCCCGGGCATGCCCACGGTCACTCGGTCGGCGCGGGGCAGCTGGTCCGCCAGGGCCTCGATGGTGTCCACCAGCTTGGTCGGGGGCAGGGGGTAGGGTGTGGAGGTGCGCACGGCACGTGAGACGGTGCTGCCCTCGGCGTCCAGGACAGAGGCCTTGATACCGCCGCCACCACAGTCGACGCACAGGGTGGTCAGTGAGCTCACGGGACTGATGCTAGCGCGTGCCGGGCGGCAGCGCCCGGCACGGCTGCGGGCGCCTGGACCGCCCGGGCGCTGGAGGCGTGTGGTCGGCGCGGCCGGAGTGGTGTGGTCAGAGCGGTCAGGGTGGCGTGGTCGAATAGGCCCATGAGCAAGCGGCGCAAGGTCGGCGGTAGCCCTGGCCCTGAAGGCGTGGCTGCGTCTGGTTCCGCGGACGGGGCGGGCACGGGTGTGGTACGGGTTCGTCTGGACCTCGCCTACGACGGGGCAGGGTTCAGTGGGTGGGCCGCCCAGCCTGGTCTGCGCACGGTAGAAGGTGTGCTGACAGCGGCGCTGACGACGGTGCTGCGCACCCCTGTGCGCCTGACTGTTGCGGGGCGCACCGACGCAGGGGTGCACGCTGTCGGCCAGGTCGTGCACCTTGACGTGCCTGCCGCTGCCTGGCAGGCCCTGCCCGGGCGGTCCCGGCGCGCCCCCGAGCAGGCGCTGCTGACCCGGCTCACTGGAGTCCTGGCCCGGGAGGCCCGGCAGGCGTGGCGTGTCCCAGACCTGCCGAGCACGGTGGAGTCGTCGTCGCAGGGGCCAGGAGGCGGGCAGGACGAGCGGGTGCCGACGGCGGGAAGCACCCGGGCGGCAGGGCGGGTGCCGCGTGGGGCCAGTGACGTGGTCGTCACCGCCGCCAGCCAGGTCGGTCCCGACTTTGACGCCCGCTTCGGCGCCCTGTGGCGCCGCTACACCTATCGGATCAGCGACGGGGCGAGCCTGCGGGACCCACGTCGTCGCGGCCACGTGCTGTGGACGGAGGGCGTGCTCGACGTCGAGGCGATGCAGGCCAGTGCGCTCCCGCTCCTGGGCGAGCACGACTTCCTGTCCTTCTGCAGACCGCGTCAGGGGGCCTCCACGGTCCGCGACCTGAGGCGGCTGTGCTGGCAGCGCGTGGAGGGGGCGGGAGCCGACGCCTCCCTGGTCACCCTGAGCGTCGAGGCCGACGCCTTCTGCCACTCCATGGTGCGCTCCCTGGTGGGGCGGGGCTGGAGGTGGGGCGGGGGCGGCGTCCCGTCGCCTGGCCTGCTCGGCTCCTCGCCGCCCGCAGCCGCCGTGGGGCGGCTCCGGTGGCGCCGCCCCACGGCTTGACCCTGGAGGAGGTGGCCTACCCGGACGCGCACGGGCTGGCGGCGCAGGCCAGACGCTCCCGGGTGCGGAGGTCCCTGTGCTGACTGCGTGTTCCCCGGGCTGGCAGTGTCGGCTGCCTCCGGGCGCTTCCGGTACTGCGGATACGTGGGCTACGTGGGATACGTGGTGGGATTCACGGGGGCGTGTCGGCCCGACTTTTTGACCGCTGCTGCTCCCGGCCGGTAGTGTGTGAGAGTCGTGCAGCACAAGGGTTGCGTGTCCACAGGTGTCTCCCACTCGCCTGGATCGCCCGTGCTCCGACCACTCACCTGACCATGGTGGTCTCGCCGAGCCGCGACGCTTTGACGTGCCTCGGCGCGTCCGCCCGCCAAGAGAAACGAAGGCAACGTCCGTGCGCACGTATACACCGAAGCCTGGCGACGTCGAGAAGCGCTGGTACGTCATTGACGCCACCGACGTCGTCCTGGGCCGTCTGGCAGCCCAGGCTGCGACCCTGCTCCGTGGGAAGCACAAGCCGCAGTTCGCTCCCAACGAGGACTGCGGCGACTATGTCATCATCATCAATGCTGACAAGGTCGTCCTGACCAACGGCAAGGCTGAGAAGAAGTTCGCCTACCGTCACTCCGGCTACCCTGGCGGTCTCAAGGCCGTGCCCTACACCGAGCTGTTGGCCACGCGTCCCGAGCGGGCGGTGTCCAAGGCGGTCAAGGGGATGGTGCCCCACACCAAGCTCGGTCGCGCCCAGCTCAAGAAGCTCAAGGTCTACGCCGGCAGCGAGCACCCGCACGCCTCACAGAACCCGCAGCCCTTCGAGATCACCCAGGTCGCCCAGTAGCGCCCTGCGCTCGGCACTCACGACAAGCAGACAAGCAAAGGACATACCGTGGCTGAGACCACTGTCGACACCGACGCGCTGGACGAGGACAACGTACCGTCCAGCTACACCACTGAGACCGAGGCTCCTGTGGAGGGCCGTGGCCAGTCCGTCACCGCTCCTGGCAGCGGCCTGGGGCGCCGTAAGGAGGCTGTGGCCCGCGTCCGCCTGGTGCCCGGCACAGGCCAGTGGACCATCAACGGCCGCACGCTGGAGGACTACTTCCCCAACAAGCTGCACCAGCAGCTGGTTCGTGCTCCCTTCACCGTCCTTGACCTGGAGGGCCGCTTCGACGTCATTGCCCGTATCAGTGGCGGGGGCGTTTCCGGGCAGGCGGGTGCGCTGCGTCTGGGGATCGCCCGCGCCCTCAACGAGATCGACCGGGAGGCCAACCGGGCCACCCTGAAGAAGGCTGGCTTCCTGACCCGCGACGCTCGTACCGTGGAGCGCAAGAAGGCCGGTCTGCACAAGGCCCGTCGCGCCCCCCAGTACTCCAAGCGCTGACCGGATCCGCCTCCGGGGTCACCACTCCACTAGCCCCCGTCGTCCTCGCGTGAGCGCAGGGCGACGGGGGCAGTGCTGTCGCCTGTCGTCCCACTACGCCTGCACCGCAGGTGTGCCACCGCGTGGTGGCGGCGGTGGCGACGCGAGCGGGGCTCCGCAGGCTCTCAGGTGCTCGCGGGGAGGAGTCTCAGGAATTCTCAAGGCGGGCAGGGAGGGCTGTCCGCGACTGGGCGGATGTAACGCGGGTGTGTCCTGGACCGGGGGCGCGCGTGGCAGGATGGGGCTGACGTAGTGACCGGTTTCCTGACCGTACACCAATCCCAGGAGGTTCTTCTCATGGCTCGACTCTTTGGAACCGACGGCGTGCGTGGCCTGGCCAACGACCTGCTCACCCCCACGCTGGCTGTCCAGCTCGGCGAGGCTGCGGCCCGGGTGCTTACCAGGGACGCTCCTGCTCCTACCGGGGCACGCGGCAGTCGGCCCCGGGCCATCGTCGGGCGTGACACGCGCGCCTCGGGGGAGTTCCTCGACCACGCCATCAGTTCGGGCCTGGCGGCATCGGGTGTGGACGTCACCCGCGTGGGCGTGCTGCCCACACCGGCTATCGCCCACATGACGGCGACCCAGGACCTGGAGCTGGGAGTCATGATCTCTGCCTCCCACAACCCTTTTCCAGACAACGGCATCAAGTTCTTCGGTCGGGGGGGCTACAAGCTGCCTGACGCCGTGGAGGACGAGATCGAGTCCCTCCTGGGCAAGGTGGACAACCGCCCCACGGGGGCTGAGGTGGGCCGAGTCATCAAGGGCGAGACCATCGCTGACCAGAACTACATCAACCACCTCGTGGACTCCGCGGCCACCGACCTGTCGGGCCTGCGTGTCGTCGTGGACGCCTCCAACGGTGCTGCCTCCGCGGTCGGTCCGGCGGCGCTGCGGGCGGCTGGTGCCGAGGTCATCGTCATCAACGCCTCTCCGGACGGCCTTAACATCAACGTCGGCTGCGGCTCCACGCACCCCGAGCAGCTGCAGAGCTACGTGGTGTCCGTGGGCGCGGACATGGGTGTGGCCTACGACGGCGACGCCGACCGCTGCCTGGCGGTGGATGCCGAGGGCAACCTGGTGGACGGCGACCAGATCATGGGCATGCTCGCTATCGGCATGAAGGCTGACGGCACCCTGGGCAGTGACACCCTCGTCGTCACCGTCATGAGCAACCTCGGCCTCATCCTGGCCATGCGTGAGCACGGTATCCGCACGGTCCAGACCGGCGTGGGGGACCGCTACGTGCTGGAGAAGATGGTCCAGGGCGGCTACACCCTGGGTGGGGAGCAGTCCGGCCACGTCATCGACACCGTCCACGCCACCACCGGTGACGGCGTGCTTACCTCCCTGCACGTGGCCGCCCGGGTCAAGCGCACAGGGAAGACGCTGGCCGAGCTGGCTTCCGTGGTGACCCGGCTGCCGCAGACCCTCATCAACGTCAAGGGCGTGGACAAGGCGGCCGCCGGGACCAACCAGACCGTCCAGGACGCCGTGGCCCGGGCGGAGAAGGAGCTGGGGGAGACCGGGCGCGTGCTGCTGCGCCCCTCCGGCACCGAGCCGCTGGTGCGTGTCATGGTCGAGGCCGCCACCCAGGAGCAGGCGGACCGCGTCGCCGGGTCGCTGGCCTGTGTCGTCAAGGACAACCTCAGCCTGTGACCGCCGGGCCAGGCGGAGGGCAGGCTGCCGGAGCGGGGGAGCGCCCTGCCGCTCCTGCGCCCCGGCTGCGCCTTCTTGACCCTGTGCCCTCGTGGCAGGGAAGGCCGTTGACTGGCAGGACCCGTGACCTTCTCTGCCTGCTGGCATCTGCCGGGCAGGGCGGGGCAAGTGAGGATGAGCTTGCCGATGGACTGTGGCCGCACCGGCGCCCAGCTCGCCCTCGTCAGTCCCTCCAGGTCGTTGTCTCCCGTGCCCGCTCCCTGCTGGGCGCTGGCGCGGTCGAGCGCGTGGCCATCGGCTACCGTCTGGCGCTGCGTGCCGACGACGTCGACTACCTCATCGTGGTCAGGTCCGCCCGTCTGGCCGTCGATGCGGCCAGGCAGCAGGAGCTGGCGCGGGTGGTCGCTGTCACGGACACCGCTGTGAGTGAGCAGGGTGCGCAGATGCCAGGGCGTGGCGCCACGGCGGGCCAGGGTCCTCACGGTGAGCTCGTGGGGGAGGCGGCCCGCCTGCTGCACCGGCTCGTCCGGGAGAGGGCGCTGGCGCTGGACCACCTGGGCCGCTACGCCGAGGCCATGGTGCTGCTGCCAGCGCTGGCTGAGTACGACCCGGCGGACGAGCCCGTGCTAGCTGCCCTCGTGCGCGACGAGGCCTGGACCAGCTCGCCAGCAGCGGCTCTGGAGCGCTATGAGGCCTACCGGCGTCGGCTGCGCGAGTCCGGGGCCGCTCCCGGGCCTGTGCTACGCGCCGCCCACGAGGCCGCGCTGAGCGCCGAGCAGCCGGTTCGCCGCGGGATACGGTACGCCTCCACACCGATGGTCGGTCGCGGGGCAGACCTGCGCGCCGTGGAGGACGCGGTCGCAACCAGCCGACTGGTGACCATCACCGGACCGGGCGGGGTCGGTAAGACGCGTCTGGCCCAGGCCGTGGCCGCGCGCAGCGTCCTGCCGGTGGTCCACGTCCTGTCCATGACCGAGCACGCGCCGCGGCATACCAGGTGGTGCCCTGGCGGCGCCGAGAGCCCCTCAGGCCCCGATGTCCTGCGTCTGGCCCGCGTGCTCCTGGCCGGGCTCGGTGCGCACCTTGATGCCGGGAGTGATCCGCGCCGCAGGCTGGGGGAGGTCCTGGCCAGTCCGGGAACGCTGCTCGTCCTGGACGACTGTGAGCACCTTGCCCCGGTGCTGGCCGACCTGCTGGCTCCCCTCCTGAGCACAATGCCTGCGCTGCACGTGCTGGTCACCTCGCGACGCGTCCTGGATCTTGCGGGCGAGCGCGTGCACCGCCTCGGCCCTCTCGCCAGGGGTGACGCGGAGGAGCTCTTCCGTCAGCGTGCTGCGGCGGTGCGCCCCGACCAGCCGCTGGACCAGGCTGACCTGGCCCCTCTGCTGGCCCTGCTGGACGGGATACCGCTCGCTATTGAGCTGGCTGCCGCACGCACCCGTGCCATGTCCCTCGCCCAGATCGGCCAGCGTCTTCCCGGCCACCTTGCTGTTCTGACCGGTTCCCGTGACCTGCCTGAGCGCCAGCGCACGCTGGCCGCTGTCCTCGAGTGGTCCTGGGACCTCCTGGAGCCCGCAGCGCGCCGCGCGCTCAGACGCGCTGCGCTCCTGGCTGACGGCTTCACCCTGGAGACCGCTGAGGCGGTGCTGGGACCCGAGGCTCCTGTGCTCGTCGAGGCTCTTGTGGCACAGTCCCTCCTGCTGGTCGCGGAGGCTGCCTGGTCTGGTGTCCAGGGGGCCCAGGGCGCGCAGAGGACGTGGAGCGGACCCGGGGCACAAGGGGTGCAGGACCTCGCCCCTGGGCTGGTACCTGCTGGCGTGCAGGAGCTGGCAGTCCCCCGGTTCCGGGTGCTCACCAGCGTGCGTGAGCTGGTGCTGTCGCTTCCGGTGGACGCAGCGCAGGATGCCGAGGACCGTGCAGCCGTGCGCGCCTGGGCGCTGGGCCTGTGCACGCCTCTGCTGGCCGTGGAGGCGGGCCGGCAGGAGGAAACGAGTGGTCAGGATGGCTGTAGCGGTGACGCCGGTGGCTCAGCCTCTCCGGACTCGTCCCCGGCGGTCACCTCGGTCATGCTCGAGGAGACTGGGCTCGTCCAGGAGCTGGAACGCGCCCTGGGTGCCTGGGCCGGCTCCGGGCACCAGCCGGGCAGGGACCTGGAGGATGCCTGCGTCATCGGGGCTGCGCTGGTGACCTGCTGGTCATCGAGCTGGGCGTTCCCGCAGATGGCGACCTGGGGCCCTCGTCTTTACCAGCTGGTTGTCACGCCACCGCCAGACCAGCCGGGGGCCCGGGCTCGCTCCAGGATCCTGTACCGCCTGTGCGTGTCCACCTGGCTGCTCGGCCCCCTGCCTGAGCGGGTCCGCCGGGCCGTGCCTGGCGGGGGCGGGCTCGATGACGCGCAGGGGGCGGCGGTGCGGCGCCTAGCACGCACCCGCCGGGAGGACTGGCCGGTACTCGCCCTGGACGAGGACGTCTGGGTGGCCTGGGCGGCAGGACGCTGCGTGTGCACTGACCTGGAGAACCAGGGCCGTCTTGAGACGGCCCTGACCCTGACGGAGACGCTCCTGGACCGGGTGCGAACGGCTGGCCTGCCCGGGCACCACCTCGCCGGGCTGGAGCTGGACCGCCTCAGGCTGCTGCTGGAGATGGGCGAGTACGCGCGGGGCGCACGCGAGTGCGAGCGGCTGTCCCAGGTGCTGGAGCGCAGCAACCTGCCGCAGCGCGGGCTCCACACCTGGGTGGTGGACATGCTGAGCCGCTGCTGCCGGGTCTATCTTCATCCCACACCTCAGGCGGCCGACGCGCTCCTGGAGGAGATGGCGTCCGTGAACGTGCCTGGGACGGTACGGTCGACGGTCCGCCTCGCCAGCTCTGAGATGCACCTGCTGGCTGGCAGACGGCGCCAGGCGGCCCTTGACAGCCGCGAGGCTCTTGACATGGTCGTCCTCGACGGCGCCGCGGTGCCCGGGGGGCCGTGGGAGCTCTACGGGCTGGCCCTCTGCCTGGTCGTTGACGCCGCCCTGACCGGTCCCGAGCGCCGGGGACTGGACCCTCTCGCGGTGCGTCGTCGTGCCTTCCGCGCGCTGGGCCGGACCCTGGGCCCGCGAGGGCGGGCACACAGGACCTGCCGACCATCGCCACGCTCGCGGCGGCGACCGGGCTGTCCATCATGACGGCTGCCTGGCCGGCCCGCGAGCCAGATGGCCCCAGGAGGCTGCGGACGCGGCGGAGGACGGGCTGGGACTGCCTGAGGAGGCGGGGCGGCTGGGAGCGGAGCTGCTTGCCACAGCGCTGCGTCTGGGGCACAACCAGACCTGCCT includes the following:
- a CDS encoding DNA-directed RNA polymerase subunit alpha, whose amino-acid sequence is MLIAQRPTLTEEVVEENRRSRFVLEPLEPGFGYTLGNSLRRTLLSSIPGAAVTSVRIDGVPHEFRTIPGVKEDVAQIILNIKEIVLSSENDEPVVMYLRKSGPGAVVAGDITPPTGVEIHNPELVIAVLNEKGKLEIELTVERGRGYVSANQNKDPNAEISRIPVDSIYSPVRKVSYEVEATRVEQRTDFDRLIVDVETKASMTPRDALASAGKTLVELFGLARELNVEAEGIEVGPSPVDEAFQQDLALMIDELDLQARSSNALKREGIHTVGELVSRSEADLLDIRNFGAKSISEIKDKLAELGLSLKGSPVDYVSDDDYTANPTFSDEQQA
- the rplQ gene encoding 50S ribosomal protein L17 codes for the protein MPRPTKGPRLGGSAQHERHMLANLATQLIVHESIKTTEARARRLRPYVEKLITKGKRGDLHARRTVMKKVTDKFAVYRLFEVLAPQLEGRDGGYTRIVKTAPRKGDNAPMAVISLVLEPVARKEVVADAVATAKRAATRAAEEAEAATSAARRDNDASAPSQQEAEDAGSSQAGSESEKSEKKDYAGSVRLAEGSTEAPDADHQVKGNEDSMKYHVPGSRWYDATVAEVWFASAEAAQAAGFSPAGGAAAQKVTEEA
- a CDS encoding Re/Si-specific NAD(P)(+) transhydrogenase subunit alpha, with product MRTGIPCEKPGQALVAATPQTVSRLVRLGYEVHVQRGAGQAASFPDSAYEEAGARVTDEAQVWDCEVVLGVDAPDEEHLALMSPGTTYVGRLAPARSPRLVEALRARGLTGLALDAVPRISRAQAMDVLSSQANLAGYRAVIEAAAHFGRVFTGQVTAAGKLPPASVYVIGAGVAGLAAIGTASSLGAQVRGTDVRPEVEDQVRSMGATFIPVPSAPGHQEASSDGYARQMSAEQAELAAALYAKEAAQADIVITTASVPGRQAPVLLSRAALEGMRPGSVVVDMAAANGGNTELTVPSEVVLTDGGVTIVGYTDLAGRLPTQASQLYGQNLVNLLTLMTPAKDGVLRLDLEDQVVRGITVTHAGEILWPPPAVTVSAAPTAGAGTVPPATQAPDTSAASQEAAQNRARSAARARRAGLVAAALALAALVLVTPVAVASHYIVLMLAVVLGFYVISNVTPALHTPLMSVTNAISGIILLGAISQVGNDNLLVSAVSFLAVVLASVNVFGGFAVTHRMLAMFRKD
- a CDS encoding ROK family protein, with product MSSLTTLCVDCGGGGIKASVLDAEGSTVSRAVRTSTPYPLPPTKLVDTIEALADQLPRADRVTVGMPGMIRHGVVVSTPHYITRDGPRSRVLPELVDQWARFDMARAVSQRLDAPTLVLNDAEVAGAGVVTGHGLEMIITLGTGLGNAVFDNGVLAPHVEVSQGPVRWGLSYDDYIGEHERLRLGDAHWSRRVRRVVDSLRPMYLWDRLYLGGGNSRRITAAQLTRIGDDVVVVPNEAGMTGGARCWLMAAR
- the rplM gene encoding 50S ribosomal protein L13, producing the protein MRTYTPKPGDVEKRWYVIDATDVVLGRLAAQAATLLRGKHKPQFAPNEDCGDYVIIINADKVVLTNGKAEKKFAYRHSGYPGGLKAVPYTELLATRPERAVSKAVKGMVPHTKLGRAQLKKLKVYAGSEHPHASQNPQPFEITQVAQ
- the rpsI gene encoding 30S ribosomal protein S9; protein product: MAETTVDTDALDEDNVPSSYTTETEAPVEGRGQSVTAPGSGLGRRKEAVARVRLVPGTGQWTINGRTLEDYFPNKLHQQLVRAPFTVLDLEGRFDVIARISGGGVSGQAGALRLGIARALNEIDREANRATLKKAGFLTRDARTVERKKAGLHKARRAPQYSKR
- the glmM gene encoding phosphoglucosamine mutase, which gives rise to MARLFGTDGVRGLANDLLTPTLAVQLGEAAARVLTRDAPAPTGARGSRPRAIVGRDTRASGEFLDHAISSGLAASGVDVTRVGVLPTPAIAHMTATQDLELGVMISASHNPFPDNGIKFFGRGGYKLPDAVEDEIESLLGKVDNRPTGAEVGRVIKGETIADQNYINHLVDSAATDLSGLRVVVDASNGAASAVGPAALRAAGAEVIVINASPDGLNINVGCGSTHPEQLQSYVVSVGADMGVAYDGDADRCLAVDAEGNLVDGDQIMGMLAIGMKADGTLGSDTLVVTVMSNLGLILAMREHGIRTVQTGVGDRYVLEKMVQGGYTLGGEQSGHVIDTVHATTGDGVLTSLHVAARVKRTGKTLAELASVVTRLPQTLINVKGVDKAAAGTNQTVQDAVARAEKELGETGRVLLRPSGTEPLVRVMVEAATQEQADRVAGSLACVVKDNLSL